A stretch of the Erinaceus europaeus chromosome 23, mEriEur2.1, whole genome shotgun sequence genome encodes the following:
- the LOC132535595 gene encoding zinc finger protein 709-like isoform X2 translates to MTLSQCSVTFEDVTVIFSQEEWALLNSSEKKLYRNVMWENIKNLLSIGNLQGDHSIKEQCNHQGSKSKRVKISEAKEQRQNSEEPQECEVYNKVLTYSSQLKKHKRTLTGKKPYECKLCSKKFSTSSYLRIHERTHSGEKPYECKQCRKTFNFSSRLRKHEITHSGKKPYECKQCRKTFSQSSNLRTHERIHSGVKPYECKQCSKAFSCSSTLRSHERTHSGEKPYECKQCSKAFSCSSYLRTHERTHSGEKPYECKQCSKAFICSSYLRTHERMHSGEKPYECKQCSKAFSQRSSLLTHERTHSGEKPYECKQCSKTFSQNCALRSHERPHSGEKPYECKQCSKAFICSSSLQRHERTHSGEKF, encoded by the exons atgacACTTTCTCAG TGTTCAGTGACCTTTGAAGATGTAACAGTGATATTCAGTCAAGAGGAGTGGGCATTATTAaattcttcagagaagaaactctacagaaatGTGATgtgggaaaatattaaaaacctTCTGTCGATAG GAAATTTACAAGGGGACCATTCCATCAAAGAGCAGTGTAACCACCAAGGAAGTAAAAG TAAGAGAGTGAAAATCTCTGAGGCCAAAGAACAAAGACAAAATAGTGAGGAAcctcaagaatgtgaagtatacaacaaaGTACTCACTTATTCCAGTCAGcttaaaaaacacaaaagaactCTCACTGGaaagaaaccttatgaatgtaaactatgtagtaaaaaatTCAGCACATCCAGTTATCTTCGTATACATGAAAGAacacacagtggagagaaaccctatgaatgcaaacaatgtaggaaaacattcaatTTTTCCAGTCGTCTTCGGAAACATGAAATAACGcacagtggaaagaaaccctatgaatgtaaacaatgtagaaaaacattcagtcaatccagtaatcttcggacacatgaaagaatacaCAGTGGagtgaaaccctatgaatgtaaacaatgtagtaaagcattcagttgttccagtactcTTCGGAGCCATGAAAGAacacacagtggagagaaaccctatgaatgtaaacaatgtagtaaagcattcagttgttccagttatcttcggacacatgaaagaacgcacagtggagagaaaccgtatgaatgtaaacaatgtagtaaagcattcatttGTTCCAGttatcttcggacacatgaaagaatgcatagtggagagaaaccgtatgaatgtaaacaatgtagtaaagcattcagtcaaAGAAGTTCTCTTCTGACACATGAAAGaacgcacagtggagagaagccctatgaatgtaaacagtgtagtaaaacattcagtcaaaaCTGTGCTCTTCGGAGCCATGAAAGacctcacagtggagagaaaccctatgaatgtaaacaatgtagtaaagcattcatttGTTCCAGttctcttcagagacatgaaagaactcacagtggagagaagttCTAG
- the LOC132535595 gene encoding zinc finger protein 709-like isoform X1 — MTLSQCSVTFEDVTVIFSQEEWALLNSSEKKLYRNVMWENIKNLLSIGNLQGDHSIKEQCNHQGSKRISSSKFSLFSSKRVKISEAKEQRQNSEEPQECEVYNKVLTYSSQLKKHKRTLTGKKPYECKLCSKKFSTSSYLRIHERTHSGEKPYECKQCRKTFNFSSRLRKHEITHSGKKPYECKQCRKTFSQSSNLRTHERIHSGVKPYECKQCSKAFSCSSTLRSHERTHSGEKPYECKQCSKAFSCSSYLRTHERTHSGEKPYECKQCSKAFICSSYLRTHERMHSGEKPYECKQCSKAFSQRSSLLTHERTHSGEKPYECKQCSKTFSQNCALRSHERPHSGEKPYECKQCSKAFICSSSLQRHERTHSGEKF, encoded by the exons atgacACTTTCTCAG TGTTCAGTGACCTTTGAAGATGTAACAGTGATATTCAGTCAAGAGGAGTGGGCATTATTAaattcttcagagaagaaactctacagaaatGTGATgtgggaaaatattaaaaacctTCTGTCGATAG GAAATTTACAAGGGGACCATTCCATCAAAGAGCAGTGTAACCACCAAGGAAGTAAAAG AATATCATCAAGTAAATTCTCACTGTTTTCCAGTAAGAGAGTGAAAATCTCTGAGGCCAAAGAACAAAGACAAAATAGTGAGGAAcctcaagaatgtgaagtatacaacaaaGTACTCACTTATTCCAGTCAGcttaaaaaacacaaaagaactCTCACTGGaaagaaaccttatgaatgtaaactatgtagtaaaaaatTCAGCACATCCAGTTATCTTCGTATACATGAAAGAacacacagtggagagaaaccctatgaatgcaaacaatgtaggaaaacattcaatTTTTCCAGTCGTCTTCGGAAACATGAAATAACGcacagtggaaagaaaccctatgaatgtaaacaatgtagaaaaacattcagtcaatccagtaatcttcggacacatgaaagaatacaCAGTGGagtgaaaccctatgaatgtaaacaatgtagtaaagcattcagttgttccagtactcTTCGGAGCCATGAAAGAacacacagtggagagaaaccctatgaatgtaaacaatgtagtaaagcattcagttgttccagttatcttcggacacatgaaagaacgcacagtggagagaaaccgtatgaatgtaaacaatgtagtaaagcattcatttGTTCCAGttatcttcggacacatgaaagaatgcatagtggagagaaaccgtatgaatgtaaacaatgtagtaaagcattcagtcaaAGAAGTTCTCTTCTGACACATGAAAGaacgcacagtggagagaagccctatgaatgtaaacagtgtagtaaaacattcagtcaaaaCTGTGCTCTTCGGAGCCATGAAAGacctcacagtggagagaaaccctatgaatgtaaacaatgtagtaaagcattcatttGTTCCAGttctcttcagagacatgaaagaactcacagtggagagaagttCTAG